A window of the Streptomyces griseochromogenes genome harbors these coding sequences:
- the istA gene encoding IS21 family transposase, protein MSKVELYAAIRRDHRAGMTMRELERKHNVAWRTVRKALDSAWPEPRKPLPPRPSALDAYKAVIDGILRADLDAPRKQRHTVTRIFHRLIEEHGADVSYPMVRRYVADRKPQIAVEAGKAPIEAFVPQTHPPGMEAEVDFGDVAVRLAGELVTCYLFSFRLSYSGKAVHRVFASAGQEAFFEGHVHALRTLGGVPRGRVRYDNLKAAVAQVLGLSRARVETDRWIAFRSHFGIESFYCRPGVDGAHEKGGVEGQIGYFRRNHFTPVPEVSSLAELNEMVEQWDLHDGRRRIGSRPRTIDEYFAVEQPLLMPLPQEPFETGRVFTPRVDRYSQIAVRTNRYSVPVRLIGKRVRVVLHASHLVVYDQNVEVARHERLIAKGGCRLDLDHYLEALIRKPGAFPGATALEQARSAGRFTPVHDAWWTQAQKVHGERDGTRALIEVLLLGRHIPHEYLVAGLATALRAGALTADAVALEARKAAQAEDEPAALGPSGTGAGQPSGTVTFLHEWKLAHLPPDTRPLPSVAPYDQLLRRRRADGGAHREEEAQ, encoded by the coding sequence ATGTCGAAGGTGGAGCTGTACGCGGCGATCCGGCGGGACCACCGAGCCGGCATGACGATGCGGGAGTTGGAGCGCAAGCACAACGTTGCCTGGCGAACGGTGCGCAAGGCCCTGGACTCGGCCTGGCCGGAGCCTCGCAAGCCGCTGCCGCCGCGGCCATCGGCGCTGGATGCGTACAAGGCGGTGATCGACGGGATCCTGCGGGCGGACCTGGACGCGCCGCGCAAGCAGCGGCATACGGTCACCCGGATCTTCCACCGGCTGATCGAGGAACACGGCGCCGACGTGTCCTATCCGATGGTCAGGCGCTATGTCGCCGACCGGAAGCCGCAGATCGCGGTGGAGGCGGGCAAGGCGCCCATCGAGGCGTTCGTCCCGCAGACCCATCCGCCCGGCATGGAGGCGGAGGTCGACTTCGGCGACGTGGCCGTGCGTCTGGCAGGCGAGCTGGTGACCTGCTACCTGTTCTCCTTCCGTCTGTCGTATTCGGGCAAGGCCGTCCACCGGGTGTTCGCCTCTGCTGGTCAGGAAGCCTTCTTTGAGGGGCACGTGCACGCGCTGCGGACGCTGGGCGGTGTCCCGCGGGGGCGGGTGCGCTATGACAACCTCAAGGCCGCCGTCGCCCAGGTGCTGGGGCTGAGCCGGGCGAGGGTGGAGACCGACCGGTGGATCGCCTTCCGATCGCATTTCGGCATCGAGAGCTTCTACTGCCGCCCAGGCGTCGACGGCGCCCACGAGAAAGGCGGTGTCGAGGGGCAGATCGGCTACTTCCGCCGCAACCACTTCACCCCGGTGCCGGAGGTCTCCTCGCTGGCGGAGCTGAACGAGATGGTCGAGCAGTGGGACCTGCACGACGGCCGGCGCCGGATCGGCTCGCGGCCACGGACGATCGACGAGTACTTCGCCGTCGAACAGCCGCTGCTGATGCCGCTGCCGCAGGAACCGTTTGAGACTGGGAGAGTGTTCACCCCCAGGGTCGACCGCTACAGCCAGATCGCGGTGCGCACCAACCGCTACTCGGTGCCGGTCCGCCTGATCGGCAAACGCGTCCGGGTCGTGCTGCACGCCTCTCACCTGGTGGTTTACGACCAGAACGTGGAAGTGGCCCGGCATGAGCGGCTGATCGCCAAGGGCGGCTGCCGCCTGGATCTGGACCACTATCTGGAAGCCCTGATCCGCAAGCCGGGCGCTTTCCCCGGCGCCACCGCTCTCGAACAGGCCCGCTCCGCGGGCAGGTTCACCCCGGTCCATGACGCCTGGTGGACCCAGGCCCAGAAGGTCCACGGCGAGCGGGACGGCACCCGGGCCCTGATCGAGGTGCTGTTGCTGGGCCGGCACATCCCGCACGAGTACTTGGTCGCCGGGCTGGCCACCGCCCTGCGGGCCGGGGCCCTGACCGCGGACGCGGTCGCCTTGGAGGCCCGCAAGGCCGCCCAGGCCGAGGATGAGCCCGCTGCCCTTGGCCCGTCGGGCACCGGAGCGGGCCAGCCGTCGGGGACCGTGACGTTTCTGCACGAGTGGAAGCTGGCCCACCTTCCGCCGGACACCAGGCCGCTGCCCTCGGTGGCCCCGTATGACCAGCTGCTCCGCCGCCGTCGCGCCGACGGCGGCGCCCACCGAGAGGAAGAAGCCCAGTGA
- the istB gene encoding IS21-like element helper ATPase IstB, with translation MTLPRQRGLTEQAATTAIDTACRLLRLPSIRKEFADIADRAVKDQMTYRGFLAELLMAECDDRARRRSERRIKAAGFPREKSLRTFDFDANPNIDAATINTLASCEWIKKGQPLCLIGDSGTGKSHMLIALGTEAAMKGYRVRYTLATKLVNELVEAADEKQLTKTIARYGRVDLLCIDELGYMELDRHGAELLFQVLTEREEKNSVAIASNESFGGWTKTFTDPRLCAAIVDRLTFNGTIIETGTDSYRLASTRARVEEPAKAG, from the coding sequence GTGACCCTGCCCCGCCAGCGAGGCTTGACCGAGCAGGCCGCCACCACCGCCATCGACACCGCCTGCCGTCTGCTGCGGCTGCCGTCGATCCGCAAGGAGTTCGCCGACATCGCCGACCGGGCGGTGAAGGACCAGATGACCTATCGCGGCTTCCTCGCCGAGCTGCTGATGGCCGAGTGCGACGACCGGGCCCGCCGCCGCTCGGAACGGCGGATCAAGGCGGCCGGGTTCCCGCGGGAGAAGTCGCTGCGGACCTTCGATTTCGACGCCAACCCCAACATCGACGCGGCCACCATCAACACGCTCGCCAGCTGCGAGTGGATCAAGAAGGGACAGCCGCTCTGCCTGATCGGCGACTCCGGCACCGGCAAGTCGCACATGCTGATCGCCCTGGGCACCGAGGCCGCCATGAAGGGCTACCGGGTCCGATACACGCTGGCCACGAAACTGGTGAACGAGCTGGTCGAGGCCGCCGACGAAAAGCAGCTCACCAAGACCATCGCCCGCTACGGCCGCGTCGATCTTTTGTGCATCGACGAGTTGGGATACATGGAACTGGACCGGCACGGCGCCGAGTTGCTGTTCCAGGTCCTGACCGAACGCGAGGAGAAGAACAGCGTCGCCATCGCCTCCAACGAGTCGTTCGGCGGCTGGACGAAGACCTTCACCGACCCCCGGCTCTGCGCGGCCATCGTCGACCGCCTCACCTTCAACGGCACGATCATCGAGACCGGCACCGACTCCTACCGGCTCGCCTCCACCCGCGCCCGGGTCGAGGAACCCGCCAAGGCCGGCTGA
- a CDS encoding Type 1 glutamine amidotransferase-like domain-containing protein → MKLLLTDSGVKNASIQDALVDLLGKPIAESSALCIPTAGYGGPYADPGGPWRFISGRSPSPMTELGWKSVGVLELTALPSIEAALWVSWVREADVLLVNGGDTLYLCHWMRESGLAELLPSLPDTVYVGLSAGSCVMTPRVGEEFVGWKPPAGGDSALGVVDFSIFPHLDHPDCPDNTMAAAERWAAQIAGPAYAIDEQTALKVTGGAVEVVSEGNWKLF, encoded by the coding sequence ATGAAGCTTCTCCTCACCGACTCCGGCGTCAAGAACGCGAGCATCCAGGATGCGTTGGTTGACCTCCTGGGTAAGCCGATTGCCGAGTCCAGCGCCCTGTGCATCCCCACCGCGGGGTACGGGGGCCCGTATGCCGATCCGGGCGGGCCATGGCGATTCATCAGCGGACGATCTCCCAGCCCCATGACCGAGCTGGGGTGGAAGTCGGTGGGCGTGCTGGAGCTCACCGCGCTGCCCAGTATCGAGGCTGCGCTCTGGGTCTCCTGGGTCCGGGAGGCCGACGTCCTGCTGGTCAACGGCGGTGACACGCTGTATCTGTGCCACTGGATGCGGGAGTCCGGGCTGGCTGAGCTCCTGCCGTCGCTGCCCGACACTGTCTATGTGGGTCTCAGCGCCGGGAGCTGTGTGATGACCCCCCGCGTCGGGGAGGAGTTCGTGGGCTGGAAGCCGCCCGCGGGCGGCGACAGCGCGCTGGGCGTGGTTGATTTTTCGATCTTCCCGCACCTGGATCATCCGGATTGTCCGGACAACACCATGGCCGCGGCAGAACGGTGGGCGGCCCAGATCGCGGGGCCGGCGTATGCGATTGACGAGCAGACCGCCCTCAAGGTGACCGGCGGCGCCGTCGAAGTGGTCTCCGAGGGCAACTGGAAGTTGTTTTAG
- a CDS encoding helix-turn-helix domain-containing protein translates to MLLTRRGHRDEARHELEPAAAGCQALNAAWNVARVDAGLRELGVRCGARGTRGRPIHGWQSLTNTALKVAGLVAEGLFNPNVAERLFISRRTVQIHVSSILAKLDLTSRVEVAIRMAQQDAR, encoded by the coding sequence GTGCTGCTGACCCGGCGCGGTCACCGGGACGAGGCCCGCCACGAGCTGGAGCCGGCCGCCGCCGGCTGTCAAGCGCTGAACGCGGCCTGGAACGTCGCCCGCGTGGATGCCGGCCTGCGCGAGTTGGGGGTCCGGTGCGGGGCACGGGGCACACGCGGCCGCCCCATTCACGGCTGGCAGAGCCTGACCAACACCGCGCTCAAGGTGGCCGGTCTGGTCGCCGAAGGCCTGTTCAACCCGAACGTCGCCGAGCGTCTGTTCATCTCCCGCAGGACCGTACAGATCCACGTCTCCAGCATCCTGGCCAAACTGGACCTGACCTCCCGCGTCGAAGTCGCCATCCGCATGGCGCAGCAAGACGCACGCTGA
- a CDS encoding RNA polymerase sigma factor: protein MRRCVTAPAPTGRFRWGGGHEFRDIVDTSVTPEERAMAQAEAASVRAAVQLLGPDQRALLLLLFSEAPASYTEISARLGIPRGSIGPTRRRALEQMKALLASEDWVNGR, encoded by the coding sequence GTGAGGCGATGCGTCACCGCGCCCGCTCCGACCGGCAGGTTCCGATGGGGGGGCGGGCACGAGTTCCGCGACATCGTCGACACCTCGGTGACCCCGGAGGAGCGCGCGATGGCCCAGGCCGAGGCTGCTTCGGTGCGGGCCGCGGTACAGCTGCTGGGACCGGACCAGCGCGCGCTGCTGCTCCTTCTGTTCTCCGAAGCACCCGCCAGCTACACGGAGATCAGCGCGCGGCTGGGCATTCCGCGCGGGTCGATAGGGCCCACTCGGCGACGGGCTCTGGAACAGATGAAGGCCCTCCTCGCATCTGAAGACTGGGTCAACGGAAGATAA
- a CDS encoding aldehyde dehydrogenase family protein, whose translation MGLEMGSGRHRADSNNIGVFERLRCDKTQPVPTYPSYVNGQEFHSDRYAYTVSSRSILEDVFTSLTLKRGLEQGRLDVSTVADKVVGRCALADAETVEAAVRAAAAAAPIWAAFPLEERVRVAGILRERLKRHSGELVEVLIAEGNPRALAEWQVAGMLEGASEETVGWCAEQLHREFRHGPRRLLVRRMPDGVVCVNPPQNAPAASALFATTALLAGNAVVIRAPQSGPLGVMYVLRELVVPALAEVGAPPGVLNVFCARPAPVLQSWLDSPLVNDIFYTGGVERGLELEAECVAKGKKPILELAGNDCVVVWRDADLDLAAEALTECFYGSGQICMLPNQVVVHPEVADALIERLRAAAAALRPGYPEDEGALLSPVLRSERFFAYIRDAVARGATVVHGARRLEVDGSVSDTGPFLEPTVIRVNGLDGCRDVQAVGEETFFPLLPVVVPEPQADDALLARIIDHVNTNRYGLRNSLWASSSSVVDEFVRRVGNGGLLKVNDSHIGFVPYLPSHGGTGLTGGVFGEANYLMLRTSHLQGVSIAHGVRPRSAVFDAYDART comes from the coding sequence ATGGGGTTGGAGATGGGCAGCGGCAGGCACCGGGCCGATTCGAACAACATCGGTGTATTCGAGCGGCTGCGATGCGACAAGACTCAGCCGGTACCAACCTATCCGTCCTATGTCAACGGCCAGGAATTCCACTCCGACCGGTATGCGTACACGGTCAGCAGCCGGTCCATATTGGAAGACGTATTCACCAGCCTCACACTCAAGCGCGGGCTTGAACAGGGCCGGCTGGATGTGAGCACCGTGGCTGACAAGGTCGTCGGGCGCTGCGCCCTCGCCGACGCCGAGACGGTCGAGGCGGCTGTGCGGGCCGCCGCCGCGGCGGCGCCGATATGGGCGGCGTTCCCGCTGGAAGAGCGGGTTCGGGTGGCCGGGATCCTCCGCGAGCGGCTGAAGCGGCACAGCGGGGAACTGGTCGAGGTGCTGATCGCCGAGGGCAACCCGCGTGCCCTCGCCGAATGGCAGGTCGCCGGCATGCTCGAAGGAGCCAGCGAGGAGACCGTCGGCTGGTGTGCGGAGCAGCTGCACCGCGAGTTCCGGCACGGACCGCGCCGCCTGCTGGTGCGTCGTATGCCCGACGGCGTGGTGTGTGTGAACCCTCCGCAGAACGCCCCGGCGGCCAGCGCCCTGTTCGCGACCACAGCCCTGCTCGCGGGCAACGCCGTGGTCATCAGGGCACCGCAGAGCGGCCCCCTGGGCGTGATGTACGTGCTGCGCGAACTGGTCGTGCCGGCCCTGGCGGAAGTAGGCGCTCCGCCGGGCGTACTGAACGTCTTCTGCGCACGGCCCGCGCCGGTGCTGCAGTCCTGGCTGGACAGCCCGCTGGTGAACGACATCTTCTACACCGGCGGCGTGGAACGAGGCCTGGAGCTGGAGGCCGAGTGCGTGGCGAAGGGCAAGAAGCCCATCCTTGAGCTGGCCGGAAACGACTGCGTGGTCGTCTGGCGGGACGCCGACCTGGACCTGGCCGCCGAAGCGCTGACCGAGTGCTTCTACGGCTCCGGGCAGATCTGCATGCTGCCCAATCAGGTCGTGGTCCACCCAGAGGTCGCCGACGCCCTGATCGAGCGGTTGCGGGCCGCGGCGGCCGCCTTGCGCCCCGGCTATCCCGAGGACGAGGGCGCGCTGCTGTCGCCCGTACTGCGCAGCGAGCGTTTCTTCGCGTACATACGGGACGCGGTGGCGCGAGGGGCGACGGTCGTCCATGGGGCGCGTCGGCTGGAGGTGGACGGTTCGGTGTCGGACACCGGCCCGTTCCTGGAGCCCACCGTGATACGAGTGAACGGCCTCGACGGCTGCCGCGACGTCCAGGCGGTGGGCGAGGAGACGTTCTTCCCCCTGCTCCCGGTCGTCGTCCCGGAGCCGCAGGCCGACGACGCGCTGCTCGCGCGGATCATCGACCACGTCAACACCAATCGCTATGGCCTGCGCAACTCCCTGTGGGCCAGCAGCTCTTCGGTGGTGGACGAGTTCGTGCGCAGGGTCGGCAACGGCGGCCTGCTGAAGGTCAACGACTCACACATCGGCTTCGTGCCGTATCTGCCCAGCCACGGCGGTACCGGACTGACCGGAGGCGTCTTCGGCGAGGCCAACTACCTCATGCTGCGCACCTCCCATCTCCAGGGCGTGTCCATCGCCCACGGCGTACGGCCTCGCAGCGCCGTCTTCGACGCCTACGACGCTCGTACCTGA
- a CDS encoding acyl-CoA dehydrogenase family protein has protein sequence MEADNHTCDTLMPGLRKSLAVTSLSELESEQSGAISLFRVHGGPNLVVPVSYGGTGATALEAVRAVRALGAVAPSLTVATMMHHFSVGSLFGMAEVAGTPALEAALRRIAGQRMLVASGFAEGRVGQGILAPTMQARPVDGGFVINGVKKPCSLADSMDLLTASVALPAPDGSTDLGLALLAADVDGLTVHPFWSTFALAGAQSHEVRLNDVFVGAEEVLVPQPEVIEKLLELHGVGLIWFQMIICAAYTGIASRLVHQVLERSRGSVSDRAALAVRIESAAALTEGLALRVDSGDTANDTLARALVTRYAVQDAVVRSVGQAVELLGGMAYVSSCDVAYLAAAAQAIAFHPPSRTSTAEGLLGYFAGQPLLVG, from the coding sequence ATGGAAGCCGACAACCACACCTGCGACACACTGATGCCGGGCCTGCGCAAGAGCCTGGCAGTCACATCGCTGAGCGAGCTGGAGTCCGAACAGAGCGGCGCCATCAGCCTGTTCCGCGTCCACGGCGGACCGAATCTGGTCGTGCCGGTCTCGTACGGCGGCACCGGTGCCACGGCGCTGGAGGCGGTCCGGGCGGTGCGGGCGCTGGGCGCCGTAGCGCCGTCTCTGACCGTGGCGACGATGATGCACCACTTCTCGGTCGGTTCCCTGTTCGGCATGGCCGAGGTCGCCGGCACACCCGCGTTGGAAGCGGCGCTGCGGCGCATCGCCGGCCAGCGGATGCTCGTGGCTTCCGGCTTCGCCGAGGGCCGGGTCGGCCAGGGCATCCTGGCCCCGACGATGCAGGCCCGCCCCGTCGACGGCGGATTCGTGATCAACGGGGTGAAAAAGCCGTGCAGCCTGGCCGACTCCATGGATCTGCTGACGGCCAGTGTCGCCCTGCCCGCTCCAGACGGCTCGACGGACCTGGGTCTGGCGCTGCTTGCGGCCGACGTCGACGGGCTGACGGTCCACCCCTTCTGGTCGACCTTCGCCCTGGCCGGAGCCCAGAGCCATGAGGTGCGGCTGAACGACGTCTTCGTCGGTGCGGAGGAGGTCCTCGTCCCACAGCCGGAAGTCATCGAGAAACTGCTGGAGTTGCACGGCGTCGGTCTCATCTGGTTCCAGATGATCATCTGCGCCGCCTACACGGGGATCGCCAGCAGGCTGGTGCACCAGGTACTGGAACGGTCCCGCGGCAGCGTCTCCGACCGTGCCGCCCTCGCGGTGCGGATCGAATCCGCCGCCGCTCTCACCGAGGGTCTGGCCCTGCGGGTGGACAGCGGTGACACGGCCAACGACACGCTGGCGCGGGCTCTGGTCACCCGGTATGCCGTGCAGGACGCGGTAGTCCGCTCCGTCGGCCAGGCCGTGGAGCTGCTGGGTGGTATGGCTTACGTCTCCTCCTGCGACGTCGCCTATCTGGCCGCCGCCGCGCAGGCCATCGCCTTCCACCCGCCGTCCCGTACCAGCACCGCCGAGGGCCTGCTGGGCTACTTCGCCGGCCAGCCGCTGCTGGTCGGCTGA
- a CDS encoding aspartate aminotransferase family protein, which yields MTITTWPEWPEDPVRTGERWRSHLSRGRAAVAEMAGSEVEIASCGAWVRTSSGRDLLNCGGYGVLITGARHPHVVGEVQRQLTTNPVSTRMLLEPEVGRAAEALASAAPAGLEKVHFACSGAEAVEAALKMARTHGKYHLISMERGYHGKTFGALSVTAREVFQAPFRPLLPEVSHVPFGDAERLESELARYEGVACVIVEPVQGEGGVIVPPEGYLRDVRRLCDQYGAFLVLDEVQTGLGRLGSWWGADRDGIVPDVLLVGKGLSGGIVPVSAAVATREAFAAFDRDPFIHTSTFSGSPLAAAAARASIEAIGDDGLVERARNLGETIRPELARIARSVLGDRVREVRGLGLLIGIEFTVPGLAADLLIELLSAGVIANHSLNTSRVLRLTPPAVLTDHDVSVLLSAFEQAAHAVLT from the coding sequence ATGACCATCACCACCTGGCCGGAGTGGCCCGAGGATCCGGTACGGACCGGCGAGCGGTGGCGCAGCCACCTCAGCAGGGGCCGGGCCGCGGTGGCCGAAATGGCAGGCAGTGAGGTGGAGATCGCCTCCTGCGGTGCCTGGGTGCGCACCAGCAGCGGCCGCGATCTGCTCAACTGCGGCGGCTACGGCGTCCTGATCACCGGTGCCCGGCACCCCCATGTGGTCGGCGAGGTCCAACGGCAGCTCACCACGAACCCGGTGTCCACCCGGATGCTGCTGGAGCCGGAGGTCGGACGGGCCGCCGAGGCGCTCGCCTCGGCGGCCCCCGCCGGCCTGGAGAAGGTGCACTTCGCCTGCTCCGGTGCCGAGGCCGTCGAGGCGGCACTGAAGATGGCCCGTACGCACGGCAAGTACCACCTGATCTCCATGGAGCGCGGCTACCACGGCAAGACGTTCGGAGCGCTGAGCGTGACCGCGCGCGAGGTGTTCCAGGCTCCGTTCCGGCCGCTGCTGCCCGAGGTGTCCCATGTGCCCTTCGGCGATGCCGAGCGGCTGGAGAGTGAGCTGGCCCGGTACGAGGGGGTGGCGTGCGTCATCGTCGAACCGGTGCAGGGCGAGGGCGGTGTGATCGTCCCTCCCGAGGGATATCTGCGCGACGTCCGGCGGCTGTGCGACCAGTACGGCGCGTTCCTCGTCCTGGACGAGGTGCAGACCGGCCTCGGCCGGCTCGGATCCTGGTGGGGCGCGGACCGCGACGGCATCGTCCCCGATGTGCTGCTGGTGGGCAAGGGCCTCAGCGGCGGGATCGTACCGGTGTCGGCGGCCGTGGCCACGCGGGAGGCGTTCGCCGCCTTCGACCGGGACCCCTTCATCCACACCTCCACCTTCTCCGGCAGCCCGCTGGCGGCCGCCGCCGCACGCGCCTCGATCGAAGCCATCGGCGACGACGGCCTGGTGGAGCGGGCCCGCAACCTCGGGGAGACGATCCGCCCGGAGCTGGCACGCATCGCCCGCTCGGTCCTGGGCGACCGCGTACGCGAGGTCCGCGGCCTGGGGCTGCTGATCGGCATCGAGTTCACCGTGCCGGGCCTGGCCGCCGATCTGCTGATCGAGCTGCTCTCGGCCGGTGTGATCGCCAACCACTCCCTCAACACCTCCCGCGTGCTGCGCCTGACTCCGCCGGCCGTGCTCACCGACCACGACGTGAGCGTGCTGCTGTCGGCGTTCGAGCAGGCCGCGCACGCCGTACTCACCTGA
- a CDS encoding type II toxin-antitoxin system RatA family toxin, producing the protein MRTIHLRTTVPADDPDKAFERLVDFTEYSTLAEDVRSVRVHPAPEPGQPRVSEWEVNFRRGIMKWSERDVIDPVQRRVVFDQIDGDFERLEGTWQLDGVEAGCEITFEATYDFGIDSLAGIMDPPAERVIKRSICSVLAALFGEVTVVVGGEALTDLAAPGEGVRVVAEGR; encoded by the coding sequence ATGAGGACCATTCACCTGCGGACCACGGTGCCCGCCGACGACCCGGACAAGGCATTCGAAAGACTCGTCGACTTCACCGAGTACTCGACTCTGGCCGAGGACGTGCGGTCGGTGCGCGTCCACCCCGCACCGGAACCCGGGCAGCCGCGGGTCAGCGAGTGGGAGGTCAACTTCCGGCGAGGGATCATGAAGTGGTCCGAGCGCGATGTGATCGACCCTGTCCAGCGACGGGTGGTGTTCGATCAGATCGACGGCGACTTCGAGCGGCTCGAGGGCACCTGGCAGCTCGACGGGGTCGAGGCGGGCTGCGAGATCACCTTCGAGGCCACCTACGACTTCGGCATCGACAGCCTGGCCGGGATCATGGACCCGCCCGCCGAGCGGGTGATCAAGCGGTCGATCTGCTCCGTACTGGCCGCTCTCTTCGGAGAGGTCACCGTCGTCGTCGGCGGCGAGGCGCTGACCGACCTGGCGGCGCCGGGTGAGGGCGTGCGCGTCGTGGCGGAAGGCCGGTGA
- a CDS encoding flavin reductase family protein: protein MVRQFATGVSVVTTGQGVSAHGATVTSFTFVSQAPPLVSVCLKRESVLLDLIGPRGRFAVNVLSSEQTALARHFADRRRQPGARQFDQVSWKSGVDGTPVLAGAVGWLWCRARRRIRAGDHELVLAGVTAVADGMGRPLLYFGGRLHPAAIEHAS, encoded by the coding sequence GTGGTACGGCAGTTCGCCACCGGGGTCTCGGTGGTGACCACCGGCCAGGGGGTGTCCGCGCACGGGGCGACGGTGACCTCGTTCACCTTCGTCTCCCAGGCTCCGCCCCTGGTCTCGGTGTGCCTGAAGCGGGAGAGCGTGCTGCTGGACCTGATCGGCCCGCGTGGCAGGTTCGCCGTCAATGTTCTCTCCAGTGAACAGACAGCGCTGGCACGGCACTTCGCCGACCGGCGTCGCCAGCCCGGAGCGCGCCAGTTCGACCAAGTGTCCTGGAAATCCGGCGTGGACGGCACTCCTGTGCTGGCCGGCGCGGTGGGATGGCTGTGGTGCCGGGCGCGGCGGCGGATCCGGGCCGGCGACCACGAACTGGTCCTGGCCGGTGTCACGGCGGTAGCCGACGGCATGGGCCGGCCGTTGCTCTACTTCGGTGGCCGGCTGCACCCGGCGGCGATCGAGCACGCCTCATGA
- a CDS encoding beta-ketoacyl-ACP synthase III, translated as MKAPAAVVCGIGSWVPPRAVTNEELARRLDTSDEWIRTRTGISRRHVVNPGVSTSELAVRAGQRALRSSGRPDADALVLATTTPDRPCPATAPEVASRLGLTGIAAFDVAAVCTGFVYALAAGTGLISSGIARRVLVIGADAFTTILDPQDRTTTAIFGDGAGAVVLRAGAPQEPGAIGPFDLGSDGDLADLVAVAAGGSRQRSSKGPTAEADHYFRMDGKAVFRQAVLRMAESSQRVLEQSGWRIEDVDRFVAHQANARILASVAARLELDERRLVRNIDRVGNTAAGSVPLALADAVADGFIRPGHRVLLSAFGGGLTWGSTVLQWPDCAPVY; from the coding sequence ATGAAGGCGCCCGCCGCCGTCGTATGCGGGATCGGCTCATGGGTTCCGCCCCGAGCCGTGACCAACGAGGAGCTGGCCCGGCGTCTGGACACCTCCGACGAATGGATCCGGACCCGGACCGGCATCAGCCGGCGCCATGTGGTGAATCCCGGCGTGTCCACGTCGGAGCTGGCTGTCCGGGCAGGACAACGCGCGCTGCGGTCGTCCGGGCGACCCGATGCCGACGCGCTCGTCCTGGCCACTACCACACCGGACCGCCCATGCCCGGCGACCGCTCCGGAGGTGGCCAGCCGCCTGGGGCTGACCGGTATCGCGGCCTTCGACGTCGCGGCGGTCTGTACCGGGTTCGTCTACGCGCTGGCTGCGGGCACCGGGCTGATCAGCTCCGGGATTGCCCGGCGGGTCCTGGTGATCGGAGCCGATGCCTTCACCACGATCCTCGACCCCCAGGACCGCACCACCACCGCGATCTTCGGCGATGGGGCGGGCGCCGTGGTGCTGCGCGCAGGTGCCCCGCAGGAACCCGGCGCGATCGGACCGTTCGACCTCGGCAGCGACGGTGATCTGGCCGACCTGGTCGCGGTGGCGGCCGGAGGGTCGCGCCAACGCTCCAGCAAAGGACCGACGGCCGAAGCGGACCACTACTTCCGGATGGACGGCAAAGCGGTCTTCCGTCAGGCCGTGCTCCGGATGGCCGAGTCCTCCCAGCGTGTGCTGGAGCAATCCGGCTGGCGGATCGAGGACGTGGACCGCTTCGTGGCCCATCAGGCCAACGCGCGGATCCTCGCCTCGGTCGCGGCCCGTCTCGAACTGGACGAGAGACGGCTGGTGCGCAATATCGACCGGGTCGGCAACACGGCTGCGGGCTCGGTCCCGCTGGCACTGGCCGACGCGGTGGCGGACGGCTTCATCCGGCCGGGCCACCGGGTACTGCTGAGCGCCTTCGGCGGCGGGCTGACCTGGGGTTCCACCGTACTGCAGTGGCCCGACTGCGCGCCGGTTTACTGA
- a CDS encoding acyl carrier protein gives MSALFDHMTALLSERFGIPTEEIRPEAKLRSLDLDSLAMVEFGLVAEKEYGVQVSEDDVSSEDTVADLARVIEEKGGEV, from the coding sequence ATGAGCGCCCTGTTCGACCACATGACCGCCCTGCTCTCGGAGCGATTCGGCATCCCCACCGAGGAGATCCGCCCCGAGGCGAAGCTGCGGAGCCTCGATCTGGACTCGCTGGCCATGGTCGAGTTCGGCCTAGTCGCGGAGAAGGAGTACGGCGTTCAGGTCTCCGAGGACGACGTGTCCTCGGAGGACACCGTCGCCGACCTGGCCCGGGTGATCGAGGAGAAGGGCGGGGAGGTCTGA